A single Drosophila gunungcola strain Sukarami chromosome X unlocalized genomic scaffold, Dgunungcola_SK_2 000036F, whole genome shotgun sequence DNA region contains:
- the LOC128260677 gene encoding DNA repair protein XRCC1, with protein MPIAVFNCVREVSSEDGVHVADNLLKENAGKKWRTKSPGEKSAYVILEFQEPQQITGIDIGNEHAAFIEVLVSRTGCQTDDFRELLLSSSFMTPIESKNSSNQNRVRCFSGPALAESVLPEKWKLLKIVCTQPFNRHVQYGLSFVKVHVVGAPANVAAPPKVKSLLPNGMMQFGAFKLREESPDSETDNQVNRFQRWKKETAQHQSSTAVSTAAAIRDANANALRRLSTGKASSLAASPSASPKPTPLPSPVPNALRSESPSPSDAKPLDRNRASLLFGDDDEDEDVVEGDAKKQRLSKHLEADKERRRLEQEKERERKKNKSSRHSLDKSSSKEDKSSSKEDKSLSKEEKSFSKEHKSSKDKSNPKEEKLSVKENNLLKKEERSHSKEDKSSRKEDKTAFKQESKSGDSSQARDSPRSSAQKRHSSPTAGAATPAKKQKVKDAPIQYRPFNQLLKGVFLVISGIQNPDRADLRSKATALGAKYKADWEPGCTHLICAFKNTPKYNQVKGKGKIVTRSWIEKCYELKKYLPWRRYALNTADLGQPESDEELCDEAFKPSSRRESNESDVEILEAVQVKKTYDAAQNDHKKVDVNPEASSGIDTEDELERVNQENNNKKIKHKTPVKEKSRDVYDVSTDEEDYLVLKKRQLATVD; from the exons ATGCCAATTGCTGTTTTTAACTGCGTACGCGAGGTGAGCAGTGAGGATGGG GTTCACGTGGCGGACAATCTGCTGAAGGAGAATGCCGGCAAAAAGTGGCGAACCAAATCGCCGGGTGAAAAGTCGGCTTATGTGATCCTAGAGTTTCAGGAGCCGCAGCAAATTACGGGCATCGATATTGGCAACGAACATGCTGCCTTCATAGAGGTGCTGGTCAGTCGCACAGGCTGCCAGACGGACGATTTCCGGGAGCTGCTGTTGTCCAGTTCGTTTATGACCCCGATTGAGAGCAAGAACTCGAGTAACCAAAACCGGGTTCGCTGTTTCAGTGGTCCTGCCTTGGCGGAAAGTGTCCTGCCAGAGAAGTGGAAACTGCTGAAGATAGTCTGCACGCAACCTTTCAATCGACACGTCCAATACGGGCTATCCTTTGTCAAGGTCCATGTGGTTGGAGCTCCGGCCAATGTGGCTGCTCCTCCGAAGGTCAAGTCCCTGCTGCCCAACGGAATGATGCAGTTTGGGGCCTTTAAGCTGCGCGAGGAATCTCCGGACTCCGAAACCGACAATCAGGTCAACAGATTTCAGCGCTGGAAGAAGGAGACGGCACAACATCAATCTTCCACTGCCGTCTCCACAGCAGCAGCCATTCGAGATGCAAACGCTAATGCCTTGAGAAGACTAAGCACTGGCAAGGCTTCAAGTCTGGCTGCATCGCCCTCTGCGTCGCCCAAACCCACGCCCTTACCATCACCTGTTCCCAATGCCCTACGATCAGAGTCTCCTTCTCCTTCAGATGCCAAACCACTGGATCGTAATCGAGCTTCCCTCTTGTTTGGTGATgatgacgaggacgaggatgtCGTCGAGGGGGATGCCAAGAAGCAACGGTTGAGCAAACATCTGGAGGCGGACAAGGAGCGGCGCCGATTGGAGCAGGAGAAGGAGAGGGAGCGCAAGAAGAACAAGTCCAGCAGGCATTCGCTGGATAAGTCCTCAAGCAAAGAAGATAAATCCTCCTCTAAAGAAGATAAATCCTTGTCTAAAGAAGAGAAATCATTCTCAAAGGAACACAAGTCCTCTAAAGATAAATCAAACCCAAAAGAGGAAAAATTATCAGTAAAAGAAAACaatctattaaaaaaagaggaaagatCCCATTCAAAAGAGGATAAATCAAGCAGGAAAGAGGACAAAACAGCTTTTAAGCAAGAAAGCAAGTCCGGGGACTCCTCGCAGGCTAGGGATAGTCCTCGTTCGTCTGCACAAAAGCGTCATTCATCGCCTACTGCAGGCGCTGCCACGCCCGCCAAAAAGCAAAAGGTTAAGGACGCACCCATTCAATATCGTCCCTTTAATCAGCTGCTTAAAGGAGTGTTCCTGGTCATCAGTGGCATACAG AACCCTGATCGTGCAGACTTGCGTTCGAAAGCCACAGCTTTGGGTGCCAAGTATAAGGCAGATTGGGAGCCAGGATGTACTCATCTTAT TTGCGCCTTCAAAAACACCCCCAAGTACAATCAAGTGAAGGGCAAGGGAAAGATTGTGACCCGTAGTTGGATCGAGAAATGCTATGAACTGAAGAAGTACCTCCCCTGGAGACGATACGCCCTAAATACCGCAGATCTTGGCCAGCCGGAGAGCGATGAGGAGCTGTGCGATGAGGCGTTTAAGCCGAGTTCACGACGCGAGTCCAACGAGAGCGATGTGGAAATCCTAGAGGCCGTTCAGGTAAAGAAAACCTATGATGCGGCTCAAAATGATCACAAAAAAGTGGATGTGAATCCAGAGGCTTCATCGGGTATCGATACGGAAGACGAATTGGAGCGGGTTAATCAAG agaacaacaacaaaaagatcAAACACAAGACTCCAGTGAAGGAAAAGTCGCGAGACGTCTACGATGTCAGCACAGATGAAGAGGATTATCTGGTGCTAAAAAAGAGGCAGTTAGCTACTGTTGATTGA
- the LOC128260678 gene encoding protein DENND6B isoform X1, which yields MSADARIKEMAPSQDTTVQDKDVDATNSNSQPSAKDWVNFSQWMHCFCVVTFDLNLGQALEHVYPPEFMPSDQEVSNICYMAFPDSNSGCMGDTKFHMRLRCTSRRESLPAYNAECSPALRQDGSHYWGFVYFRQKRDANLPRGYFQKSFIIITRLPFFNLYYDILSQLAPRYFEEGTEVLRLASEQINRQWPGLRVGNTLQLPLLECSYQISIPRTSSSRKSAAEGTASSGESSPALVACPAAKVLTSVNEIELFRSLDFVMEQLYTLWELVITGEPVVVVGTSPADCSHMVQTLLALIAPLEYCAEARPYFTIHDSEFREFTQECTSKTTLPACILGVTNPFFVKLLKDWPHMLRLVDNQKNMQQQQHLLMSQKHARNIASATSFSSSTEFVGRSIKASTGLNGSSNNGSGDASSSGLHSKYRPYLKKDKALIKKVLLGMKTKRPEHVQTALIRRHLLELTQSFMIPLERYMASLMPLQKDISPFKSAPNASSFKLDDFLATLETAGPQLTSPLKGDWKGLYRRFFRSPNFRGWYEARHRELQLTLQDLQLQALSEANLEHWAHDKQEVEIIDMILKLKQKLNLYGEKATQLEGINGTQQQIRAQIECMKGLLPPDLKNVVNL from the exons ATGAGCGCGGATGCAAGAATTAAGGAGATGGCGCCATCACAGGACACCACCGTCCAGGACAAGGACGTAGATGCCACCAACTCGAATTCGCAGCCAAGTGCCAAGGATTGGGTGAATTTCTCCCAGTGGATGCATTGCTTCTGCGTGGTCACCTTCGATTTGAATCTTGGCCAGGCTCTGGAACATGTCTATCCGCCGGAGTTCATGCCCAGCGACCAGGAGGTCAGCAACATCTGCTACATGGCCTTTCCGGACTCCAATTCTGGCTGCATGGGCGACACCAAGTTTCACATGCGATTGCGCTGCACATCGCGGCGGGAATCCTTGCCAGCCTACAATGCGGAATGTTCACCGGCCCTGCGCCAGGATGGCTCCCACTATTGGGGCTTCGTCTACTTCCGGCAGAAGCGGGATGCCAATCTGCCGCGTGGTTACTTCCAGAAGagcttcatcatcatcacacGGCTGCCGTTCTTTAATCTGTACTACGACATACTCTCCCAGTTGGCACCTCGCTACTTTGAGGAGGGAACCGAGGTCCTACGACTGGCCAGTGAGCAAATCAATCGCCAATGGCCCGGCCTGAGGGTGGGTAATACCCTCCAGCTTCCCCTGCTCGAGTGTAGCTACCAAATCAGCATACCGCGCACCAGTAGCAGCAGGAAATCCGCTGCAGAGGGCACAGCCAGCTCTGGGGAATCTTCACCAGCCTTGGTTGCCTGTCCAGCGGCCAAGGTGCTCACCTCCGTCAACGAAATCGAGCTCTTCCGCTCCCTGGACTTTGTCATGGAGCAATTATATACGCTGTGGGAGCTAGTGATCACCGGCGAGCCCGTTGTGGTGGTGGGCACCTCACCCGCCGACTGCTCACACATGGTTCAGACCCTCCTGGCATTGATTGCTCCCTTGGAGTACTGCGCGGAGGCCCGTCCCTACTTCACCATCCACGACAGTGAGTTCCGGGAGTTCACGCAGGAGTGCACCAGCAAGACGACCCTGCCCGCCTGCATTTTGGGCGTGACTAATCCGTTCTTTGTCAAGCTGCTCAAGGATTGGCCGCACATGCTACGGCTGGTGGACAACCAG AAGAacatgcagcagcaacagcacttGCTAATGAGCCAAAAACATGCGAGGAACATTGCCTCGGCCACCTCTTTCTCCAGCTCAACGGAATTTGTTGGAAGATCCATAAAAGCCAGCACTGGATTGAACGGCAGCTCCAACAATGGCTCGGGCGATGCCTCATCCTCGGGACTGCACAGCAAATACAGGCCCTATCTGAAAAAGGACAAGGCCCTGATCAAGAAGGTGCTGCTGGGCATGAAAACCAAGCGGCCGGAGCACGTGCAAACCGCTCTGATACGTCGCCACCTGCTTGAGTTAACCCAGAGCTTTATGATACCACTGGAGCGGTACATGGCGTCGCTGATGCCGCTGCAAAAGGACATCAGTCCGTTCAAGTCGGCCCCGAATGCGAGCAGCTTTAAGCTGGACGACTTTCTGGCCACGCTGGAAACAGCCGGACCGCAGCTGACCTCCCCGCTCAAAGGGGACTGGAAGGGTCTGTACAGACGCTTCTTTCGATCGCCCAATTTCCGCGGATGGTACGAGGCCCGGCATCGGGAGCTGCAACTCACGCTCCAGGATCTCCAGCTGCAGGCGCTGTCGGAGGCGAACCTGGAGCACTGGGCACACGACAAGCAGGAGGTGGAGATCATCGACATGATACTCAAGCTCAAGCAGAAACTGAATCTCTATGGGGAGAAGGCCACGCAGCTGGAGGGGATCAATGGCACCCAGCAGCAGATACGCGCGCAAATCGAGTGCATGAAAGGCCTGCTGCCGCCCGATCTCAAGAATGTGGTGAATCTCTGA
- the LOC128260678 gene encoding protein DENND6B isoform X2, giving the protein MSADARIKEMAPSQDTTVQDKDVDATNSNSQPSAKDWVNFSQWMHCFCVVTFDLNLGQALEHVYPPEFMPSDQEVSNICYMAFPDSNSGCMGDTKFHMRLRCTSRRESLPAYNAECSPALRQDGSHYWGFVYFRQKRDANLPRGYFQKSFIIITRLPFFNLYYDILSQLAPRYFEEGTEVLRLASEQINRQWPGLRVGNTLQLPLLECSYQISIPRTSSSRKSAAEGTASSGESSPALVACPAAKVLTSVNEIELFRSLDFVMEQLYTLWELVITGEPVVVVGTSPADCSHMVQTLLALIAPLEYCAEARPYFTIHDSEFREFTQECTSKTTLPACILGVTNPFFVKLLKDWPHMLRLVDNQNMQQQQHLLMSQKHARNIASATSFSSSTEFVGRSIKASTGLNGSSNNGSGDASSSGLHSKYRPYLKKDKALIKKVLLGMKTKRPEHVQTALIRRHLLELTQSFMIPLERYMASLMPLQKDISPFKSAPNASSFKLDDFLATLETAGPQLTSPLKGDWKGLYRRFFRSPNFRGWYEARHRELQLTLQDLQLQALSEANLEHWAHDKQEVEIIDMILKLKQKLNLYGEKATQLEGINGTQQQIRAQIECMKGLLPPDLKNVVNL; this is encoded by the exons ATGAGCGCGGATGCAAGAATTAAGGAGATGGCGCCATCACAGGACACCACCGTCCAGGACAAGGACGTAGATGCCACCAACTCGAATTCGCAGCCAAGTGCCAAGGATTGGGTGAATTTCTCCCAGTGGATGCATTGCTTCTGCGTGGTCACCTTCGATTTGAATCTTGGCCAGGCTCTGGAACATGTCTATCCGCCGGAGTTCATGCCCAGCGACCAGGAGGTCAGCAACATCTGCTACATGGCCTTTCCGGACTCCAATTCTGGCTGCATGGGCGACACCAAGTTTCACATGCGATTGCGCTGCACATCGCGGCGGGAATCCTTGCCAGCCTACAATGCGGAATGTTCACCGGCCCTGCGCCAGGATGGCTCCCACTATTGGGGCTTCGTCTACTTCCGGCAGAAGCGGGATGCCAATCTGCCGCGTGGTTACTTCCAGAAGagcttcatcatcatcacacGGCTGCCGTTCTTTAATCTGTACTACGACATACTCTCCCAGTTGGCACCTCGCTACTTTGAGGAGGGAACCGAGGTCCTACGACTGGCCAGTGAGCAAATCAATCGCCAATGGCCCGGCCTGAGGGTGGGTAATACCCTCCAGCTTCCCCTGCTCGAGTGTAGCTACCAAATCAGCATACCGCGCACCAGTAGCAGCAGGAAATCCGCTGCAGAGGGCACAGCCAGCTCTGGGGAATCTTCACCAGCCTTGGTTGCCTGTCCAGCGGCCAAGGTGCTCACCTCCGTCAACGAAATCGAGCTCTTCCGCTCCCTGGACTTTGTCATGGAGCAATTATATACGCTGTGGGAGCTAGTGATCACCGGCGAGCCCGTTGTGGTGGTGGGCACCTCACCCGCCGACTGCTCACACATGGTTCAGACCCTCCTGGCATTGATTGCTCCCTTGGAGTACTGCGCGGAGGCCCGTCCCTACTTCACCATCCACGACAGTGAGTTCCGGGAGTTCACGCAGGAGTGCACCAGCAAGACGACCCTGCCCGCCTGCATTTTGGGCGTGACTAATCCGTTCTTTGTCAAGCTGCTCAAGGATTGGCCGCACATGCTACGGCTGGTGGACAACCAG AacatgcagcagcaacagcacttGCTAATGAGCCAAAAACATGCGAGGAACATTGCCTCGGCCACCTCTTTCTCCAGCTCAACGGAATTTGTTGGAAGATCCATAAAAGCCAGCACTGGATTGAACGGCAGCTCCAACAATGGCTCGGGCGATGCCTCATCCTCGGGACTGCACAGCAAATACAGGCCCTATCTGAAAAAGGACAAGGCCCTGATCAAGAAGGTGCTGCTGGGCATGAAAACCAAGCGGCCGGAGCACGTGCAAACCGCTCTGATACGTCGCCACCTGCTTGAGTTAACCCAGAGCTTTATGATACCACTGGAGCGGTACATGGCGTCGCTGATGCCGCTGCAAAAGGACATCAGTCCGTTCAAGTCGGCCCCGAATGCGAGCAGCTTTAAGCTGGACGACTTTCTGGCCACGCTGGAAACAGCCGGACCGCAGCTGACCTCCCCGCTCAAAGGGGACTGGAAGGGTCTGTACAGACGCTTCTTTCGATCGCCCAATTTCCGCGGATGGTACGAGGCCCGGCATCGGGAGCTGCAACTCACGCTCCAGGATCTCCAGCTGCAGGCGCTGTCGGAGGCGAACCTGGAGCACTGGGCACACGACAAGCAGGAGGTGGAGATCATCGACATGATACTCAAGCTCAAGCAGAAACTGAATCTCTATGGGGAGAAGGCCACGCAGCTGGAGGGGATCAATGGCACCCAGCAGCAGATACGCGCGCAAATCGAGTGCATGAAAGGCCTGCTGCCGCCCGATCTCAAGAATGTGGTGAATCTCTGA
- the LOC128260674 gene encoding DNA replication licensing factor Mcm3, whose protein sequence is MAHDGEQFIKDIQREYVDFLDDEEDQGIYAGHVKDMIAEKSKRLIVNVNDLKRKNPQRALGLLGNAADEQLAFGRALKEYASTVDPGYAKMHEDLFVGFEGCFGNRHVTPRSLTSIYLGNMVCVEGIVTKVSLIRPKVVRSVHYCPNTRKVMERKYTDLTSFEAVPSGAAYPTKDEDGNLLETEYGLSVYKDHQTLTIQEMPEKAPAGQLPRSVDIVCDDDLVDHCKPGDRVQIVGSYRCLPSKRGGYTNGTFRTVLLANNISLLSKESNLDISREDIMLCKKLAKNNDIFELLSKSLAPSIHGHAYVKQAILCLLLGGVEKVLPNGTRLRGDINVLLIGDPSVAKSQLLRYVLNTAPRAIPTTGRGSSGVGLTAAVTTDQETGERRLEAGAMVLADRGVVCIDEFDKMSDIDRTAIHEVMEQGRVTISKAGIHASLNARCSVLAAANPVYGRYDQYKTPMENIGLQDSLLSRFDLLFVMLDVIDSDVDQMISDHVVRMHRYRNPKEADGEPLSMGSSYADSLSFVSSSEEKKDTEVYEKYDALLHGKSRQRHEKILSVEFMRKYIHIAKCMKPKLGEQACEAIANEYSRLRSQEAVQTDVARTQPITARTLETLIRLSTAHARARMSKSVTIEDAHAAIELVQFAYFKKVLEKERGSKRRRHSGSEEEEDDENGGARSQHSPSRRSKRTRTAPVGVDSDEEDIETPQPDAGDLTRRETRRSLPARPQLLTSSEEQSSVGETPPAEPASISEQRLGAFKNNLQRLFREAREQSLPLARITTAINEGNQEPFTGGEIEAAVNRMTEDNQIMVADDIVFLI, encoded by the exons ATGGCCCACGACGGGGAGCAGTTCATCAAGGACATTCAGCGCGAGTATGTGGACTTCCTGGACGACGAGGAGGATCAGGGCATCTACGCGGGCCACGTCAAGGACATGATTGCGGAGAAGAGCAAGCGCCTGATCGTGAACGTGAATGATTTGAAGCGGAAGAACCCACAGCGGGCACTAGGCCTCCTGGGAAATGCGGCGGATGAGCAGCTGGCCTTCGGGCGGGCCCTGAAGGAGTACGCCTCCACAGTGGATCCCGGCTATGCCAAAATGCACGAGGATCTGTTCGTGGGCTTCGAGGGCTGCTTCGGCAACCGCCATGTCACCCCGCGCTCCCTCACCTCCATCTATCTGGGCAACATGGTCTGCGTGGAGGGCATTGTCACCAAGGTCTCACTGATCCGCCCCAAGGTGGTGCGCAGTGTCCACTACTGCCCGAATACGCGCAAGGTAATGGAGCGCAAGTACACCGATCTCACATCCTTCGAGGCCGTGCCCTCCGGTGCTGCCTACCCCACCAAGGATGAGGATGGCAATCTGCTGGAAACCGAATACGGTTTGTCTGTCTACAAGGATCACCAGACGCTGACCATTCAGGAGATGCCCGAGAAGGCTCCGGCCGGCCAATTGCCCCGCTCCGTGGACATTGTTTGCGACGATGATCTCGTGGATCACTGCAAGCCCGGCGATCGAGTCCAAATCGTGGGCAGCTATCGCTGTCTGCCCAGCAAGCGCGGCGGCTACACCAACGGCACCTTCCGCACCGTTCTGCTGGCTAACAATATATCGCTGCTGAGCAAGGAGAGCAACCTGGACATCTCGCGCGAGGACATTATGCTGTGCAAGAAGCTGGCCAAGAACAACGACATCTTCGAGCTGCTCAGCAAGAGTCTGGCGCCGTCCATACATGGACATGCGTATGTGAAGCAGGCCATCCTCTGTCTGCTCCTCGGTGGCGTAGAGAAGGTCCTGCCGAACGGAACACGGCTGCGTGGCGATATCAATGTCCTGCTCATCGGTGATCCCTCGGTGGCCAAGTCGCAGCTGCTGCGCTACGTTCTGAACACCGCTCCGCGGGCGATTCCCACCACGGGACGTGGCTCCAGTGGCGTGGGTCTCACGGCGGCGGTTACCACGGATCAGGAGACCGGGGAGCGGCGTCTGGAGGCCGGCGCCATGGTCCTAGCCGATCGCGGCGTCGTCTGCATCGATGAGTTCGACAAGATGAGCGATATTGATCGCACGGCCATCCACGAAGTGATGGAACAGGGCCGCGTGACCATTTCCAAGGCGGGCATCCATGCCTCGCTCAATGCTCGCTGTTCGGTTTTGGCTGCCGCCAATCCGGTGTACGGAAGG TATGATCAATATAAAACGCCCATGGAGAACATTGGGCTGCAGGACTCGCTGCTTTCGCGTTTCGACTTGCTCTTCGTGATGCTGGACGTGATTGACAGCGATGTGGACCAGATGATCTCGGACCATGTGGTGCGTATGCATCGCTACCGCAATCCCAAGGAGGCAGACGGAGAGCCCCTGTCCATGGGTAGCTCCTATGCGGATTCGTTGTCCTTTGTTTCCAGCAGTGAGGAG AAAAAGGACACTGAGGTCTATGAGAAGTACGATGCCCTGCTGCATGGCAAATCCCGCCAGCGCCACGAGAAGATCCTGTCCGTGGAGTTCATGCGCAAGTACATACACATTGCCAAGTGCATGAAGCCCAAATTGGGCGAGCAGGCTTGCGAGGCGATCGCCAATGAGTATTCCCGTCTGCGCTCCCAGGAGGCGGTCCAAACGGATGTGGCCCGCACCCAGCCGATTACGGCCCGTACCCTGGAGACCCTGATCCGCTTGTCGACGGCTCATGCCAGGGCACGCATGTCCAAGTCGGTGACCATCGAGGACGCCCATGCAGCCATTGAGCTGGTGCAGTTCGCCTACTTCAAGAAGGTGCTGGAGAAGGAGCGCGGCAGCAAGCGTCGCCGGCACAGTGGatccgaggaggaggaggatgacgAGAACGGTGGGGCACGCAGTCAGCACTCTCCGTCGCGTCGCTCCAAGCGCACACGAACTGCGCCGGTGGGCGTGGATAGCGATGAGGAGGACATTGAGACACCGCAGCCGGATGCTGGAGACTTGACGCGCCGCGAGACCCGACGTTCGCTTCCCGCTCGCCCCCAGCTGCTGACTTCCAGCGAGGAGCAGTCATCGGTGGGTGAGACACCGCCGGCGGAGCCAGCCTCCATCAGCGAGCAACGACTGGGCGCATTCAAGAACAACCTGCAGCGCCTGTTCCGCGAGGCACGCGAACAGAGCCTGCCGCTGGCCAGGATCACCACGGCCATCAACGAGGGCAACCAGGAGCCATTCACCGGCGGCGAAATCGAGGCAGCCGTCAATCGCATGACCGAGGACAACCAGATCATGGTGGCCGACGACATTGTCTTTCTCATCTAA
- the LOC128260686 gene encoding calcineurin subunit B type 1 yields the protein MGNETSLPMDMCSNFDADEIRRLGKRFRKLDLDNSGALSIDEFMSLPELQQNPLVQRVIDIFDADGNGEVDFKEFIQGVSQFSVRGDKLSKLRFAFRIYDMDNDGYISNGELFQVLKMMVGNNLKDTQLQQIVDKTICFADKDEDGKISFDEFCSVVGNTDIHKKMVVDV from the coding sequence ATGGGTAACGAGACCTCCCTGCCCATGGACATGTGCTCCAATTTCGATGCGGACGAGATCCGAAGATTGGGCAAGCGGTTCCGCAAGTTGGATCTGGACAACTCCGGGGCCTTGAGCATAGATGAGTTCATGTCCCTGCCGGAATTGCAGCAGAATCCTTTGGTTCAGCGGGTGATCGATATTTTCGATGCGGATGGCAACGGAGAGGTGGACTTCAAGGAGTTCATCCAAGGAGTTTCGCAGTTTAGCGTTCGCGGCGATAAGCTGTCCAAGTTGCGATTCGCCTTTCGGATTTACGACATGGACAACGATGGCTACATCTCGAACGGGGAACTGTTCCAGGTGCTCAAAATGATGGTGGGCAACAACCTGAAGGACACACAATTGCAGCAGATCGTCGACAAGACCATTTGTTTTGCGGACAAGGACGAGGATGGCAAGATATCGTTCGATGAATTCTGCTCGGTGGTGGGCAACACCGATATCCACAAGAAAATGGTCGTCGATGTTTAG